Proteins encoded together in one Lysobacterales bacterium window:
- a CDS encoding RnfH family protein, translating to MRAMRVEVVYALPDAQQCIELDLPAGASVADAIAAAGLEAKASGDEQVGIWNRRATLATLLREADRVEIYRPLRADPIQARRLRAERNPVGVQAKRRVSRS from the coding sequence ATCCGGGCGATGCGCGTTGAGGTGGTGTACGCATTGCCCGACGCGCAGCAGTGCATCGAACTTGATCTGCCTGCTGGGGCGTCAGTGGCCGATGCAATTGCCGCTGCGGGTCTGGAAGCGAAAGCTTCCGGCGACGAGCAGGTGGGCATCTGGAATCGCCGCGCCACGCTGGCGACGCTGCTGCGCGAGGCCGATCGCGTCGAGATCTATCGGCCCCTGCGCGCCGACCCGATACAGGCGCGGCGCTTGCGCGCCGAACGCAATCCGGTCGGGGTGCAGGCGAAGCGGCGCGTCAGCCGTTCTTGA